The Funiculus sociatus GB2-C1 genomic sequence CGTTGGTGGTGCCAGCTCCAGGTGCGGGTGCGCTGTCGTCGGTGCTGCCAGCGCCAGGTGCGGTGCCGGGTGTTTGGGTTTGAGCGAATAATTGTTGGCTGCTTGCGGAGGAGTCAATACGAGCATTGCCATTAATAGAATTAACGCTATTAACTTGTGCTAATGCTGGAAAAGCCAGAAAAATTCCAGCAGTTGTAACCACCGACATCATACCAACGCCTTTTTTAATTTGAGTTTTCAGAGATGTATTCATCAGTTTCTATTTGGCTCTTACCAGTATCAGGTCGCACTTGATTAAATCTCATCCTCAACATCATAGTCGTCATACTATAGATAGAAGTAGTGCTTCCTAAGTGATGGAATGATGGGTAATGTCACAAATTTAGGCGCGACTGCACCTGACAAAATTATTCTTTTATCCTGCTATAGCGCCGTATCTAAGCTGGAAAGACGAAAGCCAAGTACGAGTGCGAAAAATATTTAAAAGTAGATTAATCGGATTCATATAGCGATGCTTAATCAAGCGCAGCTAATACCGCCTTGGGTATTAATTTATCTTTAAACCAAATAATTCTTGCTGGCACATCCTTCAAGTTTACCCCTGCTTTTTCTAGATTCAGCCGTTCCGAAATCGCTAAAATTAAGTTGTCGCATTCAGCACGACGTACCTGAGAAAATTTCTTTTGCAAATATTCCGGTCGCCAGTAGCCGACAATTTCTAGTAAGAAGGTGCGACCATCAGGATGTACTAAGCGAAAGTCGGGAATCATCACACTACCAGGAATTGGAATCAGGTCTACTTCTCGTTCTAATACCCAATCTGATTTCAACGAGTCCCAGCGGTCAGCAAAAGATGCTTCCAGCATACTATCGTAAGGCTTACCAGGGGGATAGTGGGAAACTAAGCCACAGTCAGAATTGAGGGTAAAGCGTCCCGTTTTCCAGGTTCCGGTGTAGGTGTCGCGGTTTTGGAGGATGGCGGATAGACTCCATTTTGTAACGTGGAGTAAAGCGGGGAGGAGTTTAGCGATCGCTAACCCATACCTTGTACTAGGCTTAAATAAACTCGTCGGGCCATCAACTGTAATCGTAAACCCATGATCCGCATCGCCCTCAATATACGCCATCAATTGAAACAGTTTTAGATAGCGAAATAACAGTTTATACTCTCCTGGGACGTTGCGGTGAGCATTCAAAGTAATTTGACTAGCGCGATAGAAAACGCCTTGTACTTGAGATAAATTGTAGCGGTGTAGCAAATCTTCTGGGGTAATCCCATCAAACTGAGTTAAGATGCGATTCTCAGCTAAATCTGCGTAAAGTCCAGCCTGAATTTGACTTGGTAAAACTTCTCTTTCTAGTTCCTGACTGAGTTTGTCAGCTAATATATTAAGTGTTGCACCAGAAGCTTGCGGACTCGGAATTGATTGTGCAGAAAGGGCAAAAACTCGCTCTCGTAATTCTGGCGGTTCCAGAGGACTAACTACTTCAAAAGTAGACAAGCTGCTTTTGAGAATATGAGCTAATCCTCGCTTTAAGCGATAATCTGGACTATCACCTTCTAATTCTGATAATTGACGGTCTAGTTCTCCTTGAGTGTTGCCTAATGCCTCTTGGAAGCAAATAATCAACTCATTGGCAACGGCTAAATTTTTGGCATCAATATTTAGGCGTTTTGGGACTATCGTTTCGCCATTTTGTCGGTGGATTAAAAGGTCAGTTGGTAGCATGATGAATGAACCGCAAAAAAGAGAAATAACTAAGAATCAGGAAGATTTTCATCATCATCTACCCACTTTGCTGATGATTCCGCTGCTTTCTTCGTAACACTAGAATTTGCCCCATAAAAAATCTCCAACTGCCCTTTCCTCTCTCCTCCTTCGCGTCCTTCGCTTCGCTTCACCTTCGGCTGACGCGGTTCATTCCTCTTCTCTCCCCTTCTCCTATTAGAAGTACCTTCTTCACTCGTATCTTCCGCCACAACCTCATAAAGCATAGCGCGTTTATTAGCATCATTTCCCTTACGCAAAACTCGCCCTAATCGCTGAATAAACTCGCGCTGCGAACCCGTACCAGATAATATTATTGCTACACTTGCAGCAGGAACATCAACCCCTTCATTCAGAACGTGAGAAGCAATCAAATTTTTGTATTCTCCCTCCCGAAATTTAGTTAATATCTCGTGCCGTTCTTTGATAGGCGTTTGATGGGTAATTGCTGGAATTAAAAACTCGTGAGAAATGCGGTAAACTGTAGCATTATCGGTAGTAAAAATCAACGTGCGTTCCGGATAATGTTGGGCTAAAATATTAGATAATATTCGCAGTTTACCATCAGTACCAAGAGCAATATCTTTAGCTTCGCGGTGAGCTAACATGGCACGTCGTCCAGCTTGCGATCGCGCACTTACCATGACAAACTGCTGCCACCCTTGAATACTGCCTAAAGAAATATTTGATTCTCGCAAAAAATTGTTGCGTAGTTGAATCAGCTCGTTGTAGCGATCGCGTTCTAGTTGCGACAACTTTACCTTAATCTGCACCACTTCATGATTGGCTAAAGCCGCACCTGCTAATTCCTCAGCAGTTTTGCGATAAACTTCCGCACCGATTAACATATTAAGATCAGTGTGCTTGCCATCAGAACGCTCAGGAGTAGCGCTGAGTCCGAGACGATAAGGCGCGATCGCATACTCAGCAATTACCCGACTAAAATCTGTAGGTAAGTGGTGACACTCATCAAACACTAACAAAGCATACCTGTTTCCCAAAGTCTCCGCGTGAATAGCCGCACTGTCGTAAGTAGCAACCAGTATCGGCGTTTTATCTCGCGAACCGCCACCCAACAACCCCACCTCCGCATCCGGAAAAGCCGCCGTTAAGTGAGCATACCACTGGTGCATCAAATCCAGAGTCGGCACCACAATCAACGTACTGCGCGGTGTCGATTGTATCGCCATTTGCGCTAGATAAGTCTTTCCCGCCGCCGTTGGCAACACCACAACCCCTTGCCTACCGGCTTGCTTCCAAGCCAACAGAGCCTCCCTCTGATGCGGATAAGGTTCCATCTCCATACTCGCCACCAGGGAGAGAGACTCAAAACCCTTCGCCTCATCGATAAAATTAGTCCCTTCCGCTTGCAGCACTTCCACCAATTGGCGATAATATATCGCCTGGATGCGGAACTTTTCCACTCTGTCATCCCAAGTAGCGTATTCTACCCAAGATTTCCCCCTTGGCGGTGGATGCAAAATTAAAGTTCCTCGATCAAAAGATAATGTAGGGGTACGAGCCATTGGTTTTTTGAATTCTCTGTCCCCGATAATTTTAGAAGAGTCAAGGCATAATGCAGAATGGTAGTTCGCCTGACATCTTGCACTTGATGATTTTTAATCGCCAGCTAGATTTTTTTAATGGGAATGCTTCCTTAACAAACAGCGTGTTTACGGTAGCGACAGAGGAGAACTGAACAAAGATGTGGAGAGTAACGCATCCCCGACTGCGGCGCTACGGTGTTGCTGTAATTAGTACAGGTATGGCGCTACAACTGACATTACTGCTAAAGCCACTAATCGCGCCTACCATTTTGCCACTGTTTTATGCCGCCGTGACGGTTAGTGCTTGGTATGGCGGGATGAAACCGGGGTTGCTGGCTACAATTTTGTCTACTTTAGTCATCAACTACTTCTTTGTAGCTCCAGTTTACTCGCTGGCGATCGCTAGTTTGAACGATATCTTGCGGCTAGGCGTGTTCGTGCTGGTAACGCTACTGATTAGCACACTCAACTCGGAACTTTGCACTGCTAAACAGCGGCTGGAGACGAGTATGCTAAAACTGCAAGCCAGTGAAGAGCAATATCGTCGCATTGTCGATACCGCTTACGAAGGTATTTGGACAACTAATGCTGAGTTTAAAACCGAGTATGTCAACCAGCGGATGGCGCACCTTCTTGGCTACAGCGTAGAGGAAATGCTGGGACACTCGATTTTTGACTTTATGGATGACGAAGCTCAAATCGAAGCTCAAGCGAGGATTAAGCGACGCAAGCAGCCAAATAAAGATCAGTTTGACTTTCGTTACCGTCGCAAAGATGGTTCAACGCTTTGGACGATTGTCTCCACTAGCCAAATTTTAGACGAACGCGGTCAATTTATGGGCGCGATCGCTATGATTACCGATATTACCCTCCGCAAGCAAGCTGAAGAAGAACGCATTCAACTACTCAATAAAGAACAAGCGGCTAAAGAACAAATTACTAACACTTTAGAAAGCATTTCCGATGCTTTTGTTGCCTTAGACAGCGAATGGCGGTACACCTACGTAAACACTCACGCAGAGCATTTTTTCCAGAAACCCCGCGAAGAGTTAATCGGCAAAATCGTGTGGGAAGTATTTCCCCCACTCCCTAACTCGCAATTTTATATTCATGCTCATCATGCACTCTCCGAGCAGGTAACTGTCGAGTATGAAGAGTTTAATCAGCGCTTTCAAAAATGGATATTAGCCCGCATTTATCCATCCAAATATGGTTTAGCTGTTTACTTTCGTGACATCACTCTCCGCAAGCAAACTCAACAGTCCCTACAGGATAGTGAAGAACAAATTAGTCTGATAATAGACTCGGTGCCGATATACATTTCTTACGTTGATTCAGAACAGCGTTATCGCTTTAATAATCGGGCATACGAAGAATGGTTTGGATATTCGCGCACCCAAATTACCGGAAAGCACCTGAAGGAAGTTATGGGTGAGTCGATTTATCAGTCAGTTGAAAAGTTTATAGAAGCGGTATTGTCTGGACAAAAAGTAAGTTATGAAAGCGCCTTTACACGCAGCAATGGAGAGCAGCGTTATGTTCAGGGTACTTACGTTCCCCATTTTGGAGAAGGGGGAGAAGTTAAAGGATTTTTTGTTCTCGTCAATGACATTACTGAACGCAAGCAAGCAGAAGAAGCATTACGGCAAAGCGAGGAACGCTACCGAGCTTTTGTAGAACAAAGTTCAGAAGGAATTTGGCGGTTTGAACTTGAGCAGCCAATTTATATAGAGTCTCCAGAAGATGAGCAAATCGAGCAGCTTTATCAATATGGATACTTGGGGGAATGTAACAATGTTATGGCACAAATGTATGGCTATGACAGTGCCGAAGAAATTGTAGGAGCAAGACTAGGAAACTTTCTTGTTCGTGAAGATATAAATAATATTGAATATTTACAAGCATTTATTCGTTCTGGCTACCGACTACACCAAGCAGAATCTTATGAAATTGATAAGCAAGGTAATTTCAAATACTTTGTGAATAACTTGGTGGGAATTGTGGAAAATGGTCTATTAGTAAGAGCATGGGGAACTCAAAACGACATCACTCTGGACAAGCAAGCAGAAGCCACATTGATCGAGAGCGAAAAACGGTTTAAAATAGCGGCACAATGCGCTACAGATGTGATTTATGAATGGGATATCAAGAGCGATCGCATGGAGTGGTTCGGTAAAATAGACGAACACCTGGGATACGAACCGGGAGAGTTTCCCCGGACGCTACAAGCTTGGGAAAATATGCTGCATCCGGACGATCGCGATCGCGTCATAGCGGCGGTAGACCAACATCTGCAAACAGGCGAACCATTTTTCCAAGAATACCGCGTCCAGCGAAAAGATGGCACCTACCTGTATTGGACAGATAGCGCCACAGCTATCAAAAACGAAAATGGTAAACCGATAAAATGGATCGGCGTAAATACTAATATTACAGAACGCAAGCGGGCAGAAAAGCAAATCCTTCGCTATGCCAATCGCTTACAAGTTCTAGCCGAGGCTTCACGAACTTTTGCTGAAGCAATCCTAGATTATCAAACTGCCTTGGATACAATCTGTCAGCGCACAGTCGAGTTAGTTGGCGATACTTGCACTATTCGCCTAGTGTCGGACGATGGACAGTGGTTGAATACAGTTGCCGTTTATCACCCTAACCCAGAAGCGATCGCCTTTGTCCGCGAGTTGTCAGCTGCTGCACCCCAGCGCATCGATGAAGGATTAACGGCTCGCGTGTTTGAAACAGGAGAGTCGCTGCTCATCCCAGTTGTATCACAAGAGCAGCTACGCGCCTCAATCAAAGCAGAGTATTTACCGTGTTTGGAACGCTTTAGTGTATACAGCCTTCTGGTCGCACCACTGCGGGTGCGGGGTCGGATCATTGGCACAATCGCTCTTTCCCGCGACAAGAGCGACAACTCGTATACTATTAATGACCAGGTATTTCTGCAAGATTTGGCAGATCGAGCCGCCTTAGCAATTGACAACGCCCGCCTCTACAACGAGTCTGTGCAGGCGAACCGGATGAAAGACGAGTTCCTAGCCACACTGTCCCACGAACTGCGAACGCCGCTTAACGCCATGCTTGGTTGGACTCAGCTACTCCGTAACCGCCAGTTCGACCCCACTACCACCGCCAAAGCGCTAGAGACAATTGACCGGAACACGCGATCGCTTTCTCAACTCATCGAGGATGTTCTAGATGTCTCCCGCATCATTACAGGTAAACTGCGTCTGAATGTTTATCCAGTAGAACTTCTACCAGTTATTGAGGCAGCAATTGATATTGTCCTACCAGCAGCTAACGCCAAGGAAATTTACATTGAATCCATATTAGACCGCTCAGTGGTATCAGTCTTGGGAGATTCCACTCGTTTACAGCAAATTGTCTGGAACTTACTTTCTAACGCCGTCAAGTTCACACCCAGCAAAGGTCGGGTGACAATTAAACTGTCAGTAGTCAGGGAACAATTGTCAAGTCGTCAAATTGAAACGTTGTCAACAGACAACTATGCTCAAATTCAGATAAGCGACACAGGCGCGGGAATTAGTCCCGATTTTCTCCCCTACGTTTTTGAACGCTTCCGACAAGCTGATGGAACAACAACGCGATCGCATGGTGGACTCGGACTCGGTTTAGCCATTGTCCGCCATCTAGTAGAACTGCAAGGCGGCACAGTCCACGCCGAAAGCCTAGGAGAAGGACAAGGAGCAACATTTACAGTCCGGTTGCCACTCATCGATAAGGGACAGGCGACTAGGGACAAGGGACTAGGGACACAGAAAGATTCACACCCTACCCCCATTCCCGATCCCCAATCCCCCATCCCTCTAAATGGTTTGCGCGTGCTAATCGTAGATGATGAGGCAGATGCACGCGATTTACTCTCTACAATGCTTGCAGAGTATGGAGCCGAAGTCACCGCTGTTCCGTCTGTGAGCGTTGCACTTGAAACACTACAACGTTTAAAGCCTGATGTACTCGTCAGCGATATTGGGATGCCGGAAGAAAATGGCTACAGCCTGATTCGCAAAATTAGAGCGCTCGATACCGCGTCGAAAAATATTCCCGCTGTGGCGCTGACAGCTTATGCTAGAGCAGAAGACCGGACGCAGGCTCTTTTGTCAGGCTTCCAGCTACACGTCCCCAAGCCAGTCGATCCAGCCGAGTTAGCTGCCGTAATTGCCAACCTCGCCGGACGCACTGGACAAGTTTGAATAATTTTAGAGCGCGATGGCTTCGCCTCGGACTCCGTCCTACGCATCTTCTCCCCCTGCATCACAATTGATCTGGGTCAACCCCCATCTGACGCAGCCTTTCTGCTAATCTTTCAGCGCGAAGACGTTCTTGTTCAGCCCGTTCTTCTGACCACAGCAACAACTCCCCTTGGGCATTCCACCACCGCAGCCAATAGCCGTTTCTACCTTCATGGCTTCCTTGCCAAACTCCCAGAAATAAATCTAATCCGGGAATCCAATAACGTCCCGCCTCATCGGGTGTTTGCAGTTGGTAACGCTGCGACTCTAGCCCATAAACTTCGACGCGCCCCGTATCTGGTCGAAAGATAACATAGCGAGGCACTTGAACTACTCTTTCATAAAAAAACCACTTACCCACACCTTCGGTAAATTCCACCGAATATTCTTCGCCATAAGTAGCAGAAAGAAACTCCATCACCACTTGGGGTATTGTTCCCTCAGTATGTGGCGTGTAGCTGCGACGCGGATAAGGACGAGTCCAAGGTTGCACCGGACGCACATACATCCAGTCTGGTGCTTTGCAGATGATTCGCCCCTCAATGGCGGCACACAAGGCAAAGTTAGACACGATGAGGGCATCTTGTATTAAGTTCGGAAAAGCGGTCAAAGGCTGGCGCAAAGCAGCAGCTAATGGTGGTTGATCTGTATTCTCCACAGGATCGTCTGGTAGGGTAAAATCTTCTGGCAGCAGAGGCCAGGTAATTGATAGTTGCGGTAGGGGGGTTTGAGTGATGGGAGACACTTTTCTTTTGGTGAAGATAAAGTAGACTTTTGCTTCTATTGTGGTCTAATTACAAGATTTATCAACGACTGGCACGCCCACAAGCGATCGCGTTTATTTACGTGGTAATTTGGTGGCCAGGAGTGCGATCGCTCTCACCTCCAAAACACACCATGCCAAGTTTTCTCCCCTCTAAACAAATTGCCTTTATCACAATTGCTGTCTCTGTAACTGTTTCTTGGTGCCATACAGCACCAGCCGCATTTATCGAACCCCTCAGAAGCAAGCAGGGTATGGTTGTCTCCGCCCATCCATTAGGTAGTGAAGCGGGAGTTTCCATGCTACGCAAAGGCGGTAACGCGGTTGATGCAGCAGTGGCTACAGCTTTCGCTATCTCTGTGGTAGAACCTTTTTCCGCAGGTATCGGTGGCGGTGGGTTTTTGTTGCTGCGCTTGGAGAAAACTGGCGAAATCAAAGCCCTCGACTTTCGGGAACGCGCACCCTTGAAAGCTACCCGCGATATGTACCTGGATGCGGCGGGAAAAGTGCGTCCCAATGTCAGTGTAGATGGACATCTGTCGGTGGCGGTGCCGGGAACCGTAGCAGGACTGTATGAAATTCATCGCCAGTACGGTAAGTTATCTTGGCAGGAAGTTGTGGCACCGTCAGTTAAGTTGGCGCAAGATGGTTTTATTGTTAGCCGCCGCTTTGTCGCCGCTGCTGAACGGAGAAAGGAACCGTTATTAAAAAATCCGGCGGCGCGTCAAGTTTTTACGCGCAATGGGGCAATGTATCAGCCGGGAGAAAGACTGATACAAACAGATTTAGCCAAAACATTACAAGCGATCGCGCAAAATCCCCAAAGCTTCTACACTGGCAACATTGCCAGGGCTATAGCCAACGACATGGCAAAAAACGGTGGTTTAATTACACTCGAAGACCTCAGAACCTACAAAACCACTTGGCGTACCCCAGTCTGCGGCAATTTCCGCCAATCTCGTATTTGTTCAATGCCGCCACCTTCCTCCGGAGGCGTTCACCTACTAGAAATATTAAATATTATTGGGGGAACCCCATCTCCCAACCCCCGGTTAATTGAGGGGTCTGGCGACGTGAAGGCTAGGTTAGTTGACGGGGAGGCTAACGACCTGAAATCTAAAGGATGGCATCATCCCGACACGCTACATCTAATGATCGAAGCGATGCGAATTGCCTATGCAGATCGTGCCGAACATCTAGGCGATCCTGATTTTGTGAAAGTCCCAGTCTCATCACTAATTAATCCTGCCTATGCCGCTGAAAGACGACAGGAAATTAGTATGAATAGGGCTAGATTATCCAGCGAGGTGAAACCAGCAGATAAGGAAACTCTACAACGCCTTGCTCGCGAATCAAACGATACCACCCATCTAACGGTGGTAGATGAGAATCGCAACACAGTCAGCCTTACCTTTACAGTTAACTACGGCTTTGGTTCCGGGGTAGTTGTACCCGGTACCGGGATTCTCTTAAACGACGAGATGGACGACTTTGCTGCTGCGCCTGGAGTGCCTAACGCCTATGGTTTGGTGGGCGGTGAGGCGAATGCGATCGCACCTCGCAAAATTCCCCTCTCCAGCATGACACCCACCATTGTCACCGAAAATGGTAAACTCCGCATGGCTGTTGGTGCGCCCGGAGGCAGCACCATTATTACCACCGTCCTGCAAGTCGTTCTCAACGTCTTAGAATACGGCATGGATGCCGGACAAGCTGTGTCCGCCCCTCGCATCCATCATCAATGGCTTCCCGACCAGGTGAATGTAGAACCTTTTGGTTTAGATGTCGCTACCATAGCAGAACTGCGTCGTCGCGGTCACAAAATCGAAGAGCGATCGCCTTGGGGTAATGCTAACGCGATCGTAGTAACACCGGACGGATTTTTAGAAGGTGCAGCAGATCCTCGCGGTGAAGGTGCGCCTAGCGGTTATTAGATAAATTAAAAATGTAGAATTTAAAATAAATCTTTTTAAAATTTTAAATTCTTTGCGATCGCTTGTCCTATTAATTATCAAATTCCCACACGATTGCATTAGCTTCCCGTAATTTGTCCCAGCCATTTATTTAATCAATAGTGCTGAACCCTTAATAAACCTTTGTTTTAAATAAATGGTTAAAATAAGCAACTTTGGATTAACAACTATCTATCCAAACCAGTCAAAAGTTACTGATCTTTCTCAAGTTTATAAGTTTAATTTGGTCTACAAAAGCTCTTAAATTAAACTTTTACAGTATTTATTTTTTTTTACTTGTTGCCATAAATTAAAATAAATTAGTGCATCAATCTGGTTGTCCAAATTGGGAATTTTACAATCAGTTATTTTGTAGATTTGAATCCTAATTCCCTATACGAGTAAGCATCGACCCGTTAGAACCGAGTGAAACTAATTCTTCACTCCCACAACTAAATGCCTTTCACCTCTAGATATAATTGTTCACAATCTAAGGTTGTTAGCAGTCGCTTGTGGTAAAACATGATTTCGGTCGGTAGGGAAGTGGAGTTTCACCTAGTCGGGTAAGCCTCCCTACACTTCACCGGGCGTACAATCTCTCGCCTCCAAGGCACGTAAATCAGTAATAATACTGCCTAATCCACATTAATTCAGTATAAATCCCCAGAAAGTGTGATGCTTTTGATAAAATTTAAGTTGTAAGATTACTGGAAAAAGATGTCGCACAGTAAGATGAGAATTACGCAAAGCGAGAAGGTGTAAGTATACCAAAGCTTTAGAGGAGCTAATAAATTGATGATGCACAAAGCTGAATCTACCAAATAGTGCGGAATTATCCAGCTACCTAGAGTATCCCAGAGGACTCATAACGATATCAATATTAAGTAGGTGTATCTGTTGCCAAGTGCAATCCGAGTAGCGCTTCTCAGCGAAAAGACAGCCTAGTAGCGTCTACAGCAAGCCTTTGGCATCGCAGCCCCCACAAACCGTCCGAGGAAGCTAGAAAAGATTAATTATCAAAAGTTTCCCGACAATCCCTTACATTTAAAGAAATTGAAATCGATGGGTTCGCGTACCACACAAAACTAATAGTTCACTAATCGCGGCACTCTAGTTGGCAACGCGGCTAGTCAAAATGAGCAGATTTAAGCGCAAAAAGTTAGAATTACACCTTAATCGGCGCACTGTCCAGCTTCTCAAAGCTCGTAAGGCGTTGCCGACGGAAGCGACATTGCCAATGACTTATGAAGAATTAGAAAGACTGGTGAGGGAGCGGACAGCCGAACTAGCGCTAGCTAATGAAGAACTGAATCAAGAAATCAATAAGCGCCAGCAAGCAGAAGCAGCGCTGCGGGAAAGAGAACAGCTTTATCTTCGCCTACTAGACACTACCAGCGAAAGCATTTGGCTAGTCGATGCCGAAGGGCGGACGACTTACGTTAACCAGCAAACAGCCGATATAC encodes the following:
- a CDS encoding DUF790 family protein; this encodes MLPTDLLIHRQNGETIVPKRLNIDAKNLAVANELIICFQEALGNTQGELDRQLSELEGDSPDYRLKRGLAHILKSSLSTFEVVSPLEPPELRERVFALSAQSIPSPQASGATLNILADKLSQELEREVLPSQIQAGLYADLAENRILTQFDGITPEDLLHRYNLSQVQGVFYRASQITLNAHRNVPGEYKLLFRYLKLFQLMAYIEGDADHGFTITVDGPTSLFKPSTRYGLAIAKLLPALLHVTKWSLSAILQNRDTYTGTWKTGRFTLNSDCGLVSHYPPGKPYDSMLEASFADRWDSLKSDWVLEREVDLIPIPGSVMIPDFRLVHPDGRTFLLEIVGYWRPEYLQKKFSQVRRAECDNLILAISERLNLEKAGVNLKDVPARIIWFKDKLIPKAVLAALD
- a CDS encoding DEAD/DEAH box helicase family protein, whose product is MARTPTLSFDRGTLILHPPPRGKSWVEYATWDDRVEKFRIQAIYYRQLVEVLQAEGTNFIDEAKGFESLSLVASMEMEPYPHQREALLAWKQAGRQGVVVLPTAAGKTYLAQMAIQSTPRSTLIVVPTLDLMHQWYAHLTAAFPDAEVGLLGGGSRDKTPILVATYDSAAIHAETLGNRYALLVFDECHHLPTDFSRVIAEYAIAPYRLGLSATPERSDGKHTDLNMLIGAEVYRKTAEELAGAALANHEVVQIKVKLSQLERDRYNELIQLRNNFLRESNISLGSIQGWQQFVMVSARSQAGRRAMLAHREAKDIALGTDGKLRILSNILAQHYPERTLIFTTDNATVYRISHEFLIPAITHQTPIKERHEILTKFREGEYKNLIASHVLNEGVDVPAASVAIILSGTGSQREFIQRLGRVLRKGNDANKRAMLYEVVAEDTSEEGTSNRRRGEKRNEPRQPKVKRSEGREGGERKGQLEIFYGANSSVTKKAAESSAKWVDDDENLPDS
- a CDS encoding hybrid sensor histidine kinase/response regulator, whose amino-acid sequence is MWRVTHPRLRRYGVAVISTGMALQLTLLLKPLIAPTILPLFYAAVTVSAWYGGMKPGLLATILSTLVINYFFVAPVYSLAIASLNDILRLGVFVLVTLLISTLNSELCTAKQRLETSMLKLQASEEQYRRIVDTAYEGIWTTNAEFKTEYVNQRMAHLLGYSVEEMLGHSIFDFMDDEAQIEAQARIKRRKQPNKDQFDFRYRRKDGSTLWTIVSTSQILDERGQFMGAIAMITDITLRKQAEEERIQLLNKEQAAKEQITNTLESISDAFVALDSEWRYTYVNTHAEHFFQKPREELIGKIVWEVFPPLPNSQFYIHAHHALSEQVTVEYEEFNQRFQKWILARIYPSKYGLAVYFRDITLRKQTQQSLQDSEEQISLIIDSVPIYISYVDSEQRYRFNNRAYEEWFGYSRTQITGKHLKEVMGESIYQSVEKFIEAVLSGQKVSYESAFTRSNGEQRYVQGTYVPHFGEGGEVKGFFVLVNDITERKQAEEALRQSEERYRAFVEQSSEGIWRFELEQPIYIESPEDEQIEQLYQYGYLGECNNVMAQMYGYDSAEEIVGARLGNFLVREDINNIEYLQAFIRSGYRLHQAESYEIDKQGNFKYFVNNLVGIVENGLLVRAWGTQNDITLDKQAEATLIESEKRFKIAAQCATDVIYEWDIKSDRMEWFGKIDEHLGYEPGEFPRTLQAWENMLHPDDRDRVIAAVDQHLQTGEPFFQEYRVQRKDGTYLYWTDSATAIKNENGKPIKWIGVNTNITERKRAEKQILRYANRLQVLAEASRTFAEAILDYQTALDTICQRTVELVGDTCTIRLVSDDGQWLNTVAVYHPNPEAIAFVRELSAAAPQRIDEGLTARVFETGESLLIPVVSQEQLRASIKAEYLPCLERFSVYSLLVAPLRVRGRIIGTIALSRDKSDNSYTINDQVFLQDLADRAALAIDNARLYNESVQANRMKDEFLATLSHELRTPLNAMLGWTQLLRNRQFDPTTTAKALETIDRNTRSLSQLIEDVLDVSRIITGKLRLNVYPVELLPVIEAAIDIVLPAANAKEIYIESILDRSVVSVLGDSTRLQQIVWNLLSNAVKFTPSKGRVTIKLSVVREQLSSRQIETLSTDNYAQIQISDTGAGISPDFLPYVFERFRQADGTTTRSHGGLGLGLAIVRHLVELQGGTVHAESLGEGQGATFTVRLPLIDKGQATRDKGLGTQKDSHPTPIPDPQSPIPLNGLRVLIVDDEADARDLLSTMLAEYGAEVTAVPSVSVALETLQRLKPDVLVSDIGMPEENGYSLIRKIRALDTASKNIPAVALTAYARAEDRTQALLSGFQLHVPKPVDPAELAAVIANLAGRTGQV
- a CDS encoding Uma2 family endonuclease, which produces MSPITQTPLPQLSITWPLLPEDFTLPDDPVENTDQPPLAAALRQPLTAFPNLIQDALIVSNFALCAAIEGRIICKAPDWMYVRPVQPWTRPYPRRSYTPHTEGTIPQVVMEFLSATYGEEYSVEFTEGVGKWFFYERVVQVPRYVIFRPDTGRVEVYGLESQRYQLQTPDEAGRYWIPGLDLFLGVWQGSHEGRNGYWLRWWNAQGELLLWSEERAEQERLRAERLAERLRQMGVDPDQL
- a CDS encoding gamma-glutamyltransferase → MPSFLPSKQIAFITIAVSVTVSWCHTAPAAFIEPLRSKQGMVVSAHPLGSEAGVSMLRKGGNAVDAAVATAFAISVVEPFSAGIGGGGFLLLRLEKTGEIKALDFRERAPLKATRDMYLDAAGKVRPNVSVDGHLSVAVPGTVAGLYEIHRQYGKLSWQEVVAPSVKLAQDGFIVSRRFVAAAERRKEPLLKNPAARQVFTRNGAMYQPGERLIQTDLAKTLQAIAQNPQSFYTGNIARAIANDMAKNGGLITLEDLRTYKTTWRTPVCGNFRQSRICSMPPPSSGGVHLLEILNIIGGTPSPNPRLIEGSGDVKARLVDGEANDLKSKGWHHPDTLHLMIEAMRIAYADRAEHLGDPDFVKVPVSSLINPAYAAERRQEISMNRARLSSEVKPADKETLQRLARESNDTTHLTVVDENRNTVSLTFTVNYGFGSGVVVPGTGILLNDEMDDFAAAPGVPNAYGLVGGEANAIAPRKIPLSSMTPTIVTENGKLRMAVGAPGGSTIITTVLQVVLNVLEYGMDAGQAVSAPRIHHQWLPDQVNVEPFGLDVATIAELRRRGHKIEERSPWGNANAIVVTPDGFLEGAADPRGEGAPSGY